GGCGTTGGTTGACAGGTCTTGTGCCCCTCTTCAGGCGGCCCGGAGGTCCACGCGACATGTCCGGGAGTAGACTAGGCAGGGGGCACGTATGGAAATCGCGATCCCGAAAAGTCTCGAAGCGCTCGTTCGCCGCAAGGTCGAGGAAGGCCACTACACCACCGAAGCGGAGGTCGTCGCCGATGCCCTGCGCCTGATGCAGGTTCGCGACGAAGTTGCTGCCGTGAAGCGTGATCGGCTCCGAGACGCTCTGGAGCAGGGCTTCGAAGACGTTGCGGCCGGTCGGGTGATCGAGCTCGAGACCGAGGACCAGATCGACGCCCTG
This Luteitalea sp. DNA region includes the following protein-coding sequences:
- a CDS encoding type II toxin-antitoxin system ParD family antitoxin, which encodes MEIAIPKSLEALVRRKVEEGHYTTEAEVVADALRLMQVRDEVAAVKRDRLRDALEQGFEDVAAGRVIELETEDQIDALFASL